From one Mycobacterium colombiense CECT 3035 genomic stretch:
- a CDS encoding acyl-CoA dehydrogenase family protein — MTSESVEKFRSRARAWLAATMPRLDPAKAAQLERDALPAWHRARELQKLLWDGGFAGICFPREYGGLGLGYEYKKAFDIESQGYETPLLLNVPSFAICCATILDMGSEEQKRAHIAAALRGDEVLVQLLSEPNGGSDLAGVITRAERRDGRWIINGAKTWSTWAFAADYGLCLARTNWEVPKHDGLTMFLVPLHHPGVTINRIQQVNGSIEFCEEFFDDVDVGDDAVLGEPGKGWDVASRQLYHERRTMGDGSEYTSGPGIAEAHDVSVDLITLLDKTDQAGNQRLEEMVGRALVHRAVHGQLSEHVFHAVADGSLPPAAGSIIRLYMAEVHDVETDTALAVAGPAAVVDDEGGLVDIGTRYLGRQTASIGGGTTEMARNVIGERVLNFPRERADDRGVPFNQVRRGKS; from the coding sequence GTGACTTCCGAGTCGGTCGAAAAGTTCCGGAGCCGGGCCAGGGCCTGGCTCGCCGCGACGATGCCACGACTCGACCCCGCCAAGGCGGCGCAGCTGGAGCGCGATGCGTTGCCGGCCTGGCACCGGGCTCGCGAGCTGCAAAAGTTGCTGTGGGACGGCGGATTCGCCGGGATCTGTTTCCCGCGCGAGTATGGCGGGCTCGGACTGGGCTACGAATACAAAAAGGCGTTCGACATCGAGTCCCAGGGCTACGAGACTCCGCTCCTGCTCAACGTCCCGTCGTTCGCCATCTGCTGCGCAACGATTCTCGACATGGGCAGCGAGGAACAGAAGCGCGCGCACATCGCGGCCGCGTTGCGCGGCGACGAGGTGCTGGTGCAGCTGCTGTCCGAACCCAACGGTGGATCGGATCTGGCGGGCGTCATCACTCGCGCCGAGCGCCGCGACGGACGATGGATCATCAACGGCGCCAAGACCTGGAGCACGTGGGCGTTCGCCGCCGACTACGGCCTGTGCCTGGCCAGGACCAACTGGGAGGTGCCCAAACACGATGGGCTGACCATGTTCCTGGTGCCGTTGCACCATCCCGGCGTCACCATCAACCGCATCCAGCAGGTCAACGGATCCATCGAGTTCTGCGAGGAGTTCTTCGACGACGTCGACGTGGGCGATGACGCCGTCCTCGGCGAACCGGGCAAGGGATGGGACGTCGCGTCGCGACAGCTCTACCACGAGCGGCGCACGATGGGGGACGGGTCGGAGTACACCAGCGGGCCGGGAATCGCTGAGGCCCACGATGTTTCGGTCGACCTGATAACGCTGCTGGATAAGACTGACCAGGCCGGCAACCAGCGACTCGAGGAGATGGTCGGCCGGGCGCTGGTGCACCGGGCCGTGCATGGGCAGCTCAGTGAACACGTCTTTCACGCCGTGGCCGACGGATCCCTGCCACCCGCCGCCGGGTCGATCATCCGGCTGTACATGGCCGAGGTGCACGACGTCGAGACCGATACCGCGCTGGCCGTGGCGGGCCCGGCGGCCGTGGTTGACGACGAGGGCGGGTTGGTCGATATCGGGACGCGCTATCTGGGGCGGCAGACCGCCAGCATCGGCGGCGGCACCACCGAGATGGCGCGCAACGTGATCGGCGAGCGGGTGCTGAACTTTCCGCGTGAGCGTGCCGACGACCGCGGTGTGCCTTTCAACCAGGTGCGCCGCGGCAAAAGCTAA
- a CDS encoding DUF1801 domain-containing protein → MANRKDDAATKSPAELIDARIKELGDWRGEMLARIRRLIRAADPDVVEEWKWRDGNTRRAIDLHEGDEIDEKALTALIRAAVSLNDA, encoded by the coding sequence ATGGCGAACCGCAAGGACGACGCCGCAACCAAATCTCCGGCCGAACTGATCGACGCCAGGATCAAGGAATTGGGGGATTGGCGCGGTGAGATGCTCGCGCGCATCAGGCGATTGATCAGAGCGGCCGACCCGGACGTGGTCGAAGAGTGGAAGTGGCGGGACGGAAACACCAGACGCGCGATCGATCTCCACGAGGGCGACGAGATCGATGAGAAGGCGTTGACGGCGCTCATTCGCGCCGCGGTGTCGTTGAACGACGCCTGA
- a CDS encoding acyl-CoA thioesterase, with protein MTDTHPFDEALRLDPVGAGVWRGRTHPEWANMVGPFGGITAAVMLHAVEAHPDRIGEPLALTVNYAAPIADGDFDVTLRAARTNRTNQHWIVELSQDDVVKTTATAIFAVRRESWADTEGHPPGAPAPEQVPAVDPGLVRWTSLYDTRYVEGAMPARGGGPSASSTSTLWVRDGAGRPVDYPALAALCDIFYPRVFLRRGGFVPSGTISLTTYFHADQSQLDAVQNDFVLATAHANRFSRGYFDQSAKVWTADGGLLATTHQIVYFKG; from the coding sequence ATGACCGACACACATCCCTTCGACGAAGCCCTCCGGCTCGACCCGGTTGGCGCGGGCGTCTGGCGTGGGCGCACCCACCCGGAGTGGGCCAACATGGTCGGACCTTTCGGGGGGATCACCGCCGCCGTGATGCTGCACGCCGTCGAGGCGCACCCCGATCGCATCGGGGAACCGCTGGCCCTGACCGTCAACTACGCCGCCCCCATCGCCGACGGCGACTTCGACGTCACGCTGCGGGCCGCGCGCACCAACCGCACCAATCAGCACTGGATCGTCGAGCTCAGCCAGGACGACGTGGTCAAGACGACGGCGACCGCGATCTTCGCGGTTCGGCGCGAGAGTTGGGCCGACACGGAGGGCCACCCACCGGGCGCACCGGCGCCCGAGCAGGTGCCCGCGGTCGATCCGGGCCTCGTTCGATGGACCAGCCTTTACGACACGCGGTACGTCGAGGGCGCAATGCCCGCAAGGGGTGGGGGCCCTAGCGCGTCGTCGACGTCCACCCTGTGGGTCCGCGACGGCGCGGGACGCCCGGTCGACTATCCCGCGCTCGCCGCGCTGTGTGACATCTTCTACCCGCGGGTTTTCCTGCGCCGCGGCGGCTTCGTCCCGTCCGGGACCATCTCGCTGACCACGTACTTCCACGCCGACCAGTCCCAGCTCGACGCCGTGCAGAACGACTTCGTGCTGGCCACCGCGCACGCCAACCGCTTTTCCCGCGGCTATTTCGACCAGAGCGCGAAAGTGTGGACCGCCGACGGCGGGCTGCTGGCCACCACGCATCAGATCGTCTACTTCAAAGGATGA
- a CDS encoding nuclear transport factor 2 family protein: MTERAEGLVAETLPAIESIKRLKARYCRHLDTKDWVAWRTIFADDFVSDTSEAGGKVIAGADDFVAFTRQALGRPTQPTAHQVHTPEIELTSETTARGIWALQDVVRFGPGVTLVGYGHYHETYENIAGQWLIKSSKLTRLREDIVTPFFSIYVSPRIRALIGRIADRMMDR; this comes from the coding sequence ATGACAGAGCGCGCGGAGGGCCTGGTGGCCGAGACGCTGCCGGCGATCGAATCCATCAAGCGGCTCAAAGCCCGCTACTGCCGCCACCTGGATACCAAGGACTGGGTGGCGTGGCGCACGATTTTCGCCGACGATTTCGTCAGCGACACATCCGAAGCCGGCGGCAAGGTGATCGCCGGCGCCGACGATTTCGTCGCGTTCACCCGTCAGGCCCTTGGCCGCCCGACACAGCCCACCGCCCACCAGGTGCACACACCCGAAATCGAGCTCACGTCGGAGACGACGGCGCGCGGCATTTGGGCGCTGCAAGACGTGGTCCGATTCGGGCCCGGGGTAACCTTGGTCGGCTACGGCCACTACCACGAGACCTACGAGAACATCGCCGGCCAGTGGCTTATCAAGAGCTCCAAGCTAACTCGACTCCGCGAGGACATCGTGACGCCGTTCTTCTCGATCTACGTATCGCCCCGCATCCGCGCGCTGATCGGCAGGATCGCCGACCGGATGATGGATCGGTGA
- a CDS encoding NAD-dependent epimerase/dehydratase family protein, producing MTVDTVLVTGAFGQVGKRCTQILLERGRTVVAMDLRNDNTVATEKELAAGGYPGTLIPAYTDLLDADAVSELVATHPPEAVVHLAAVVSPLSYRNPELARRVNVGGTENLLAACSALPRPPLFLMASSAAVYGSRNPYRQPERITPATPVNPIDQYGQDKVLAEAAIRGSGLPYALFRLGGVISPDTNSTVNGDSLLLMRSMPGDNRMHAVDARDVALAFANGVDRGATISGKVVLIGGNESYVLTQRALEDSLMEAFGLGPLGPSASLPGDPGDDRGWSFTGWYDTTEAQALLDFQEHDWSQTLEWLAESQGRLRLLLRVLGPVLRPALRAVLMVLRRLEGRGPYADPWSLIEKKYGTAALASVD from the coding sequence ATGACTGTCGACACCGTGTTGGTCACCGGCGCGTTCGGGCAAGTCGGCAAGCGCTGCACGCAGATCCTGCTGGAGCGGGGGCGGACCGTCGTCGCGATGGACCTGCGCAACGACAACACCGTCGCCACCGAAAAGGAACTCGCCGCCGGCGGGTACCCGGGGACGCTAATCCCCGCGTACACCGATCTGCTGGACGCCGATGCGGTCAGCGAGCTCGTCGCGACCCATCCCCCGGAAGCCGTCGTCCACTTGGCCGCCGTCGTCTCCCCGCTGTCCTACCGCAATCCGGAGCTGGCCCGGCGCGTGAATGTCGGTGGCACCGAGAACCTGTTGGCGGCCTGTTCGGCACTCCCGCGCCCGCCACTGTTCTTGATGGCCTCCAGCGCCGCGGTCTACGGATCGCGCAACCCCTACCGTCAACCCGAGCGCATCACCCCGGCCACCCCGGTTAACCCCATCGATCAATACGGCCAGGACAAGGTGCTCGCGGAGGCGGCCATCCGCGGCAGCGGACTTCCGTACGCGCTCTTCCGGCTGGGCGGCGTCATCTCTCCGGACACCAACTCGACCGTCAACGGCGATTCCCTGCTGCTGATGCGGTCGATGCCGGGTGACAACCGCATGCATGCGGTGGACGCGCGCGACGTGGCGCTGGCGTTCGCCAACGGGGTCGATCGCGGGGCGACCATTTCCGGCAAGGTCGTGCTCATCGGCGGCAACGAGTCCTACGTGCTGACACAGCGAGCCCTCGAGGACAGCCTGATGGAGGCCTTCGGCCTGGGCCCGCTGGGCCCGTCGGCCAGCCTGCCGGGTGACCCTGGCGACGATCGCGGCTGGAGTTTCACCGGCTGGTACGACACCACCGAGGCACAGGCGCTGCTGGACTTTCAGGAGCACGACTGGAGCCAGACGCTGGAGTGGCTTGCCGAATCGCAGGGGCGTCTGCGCCTGCTGCTGCGGGTGCTCGGCCCGGTGCTGCGGCCGGCACTGCGTGCCGTCCTGATGGTGCTGCGCCGGCTCGAGGGACGCGGCCCCTACGCCGACCCATGGTCGCTGATCGAAAAGAAGTACGGCACAGCCGCATTGGCGAGCGTCGACTAG
- a CDS encoding aldo/keto reductase, translating into MKLAQLGELQVGRLGLGAMGMSVAYAGAGSDDDESIRTVHRAIDLGVTLIDTAEVYGPYVNEELLARALRGRRDHVVLATKFGLISHTGRDGLDSSPASIRIAVDGSLQRLATDHIDLYYQHRLDRQTPIEETVGALAELVAAGKILHLGLSEVGVDTIRRAHAVHPITAVQSEYSLWTRDQEDEILPALRELGIGFVAYSPLGRGFLTGAIRSTRELPDTDYRKTNPRFFDDNFAHNLRCADEVRDISADVGATPAQVALAWLLAKGPDIVPIPGTKRVARLEENVGADAVELTADQLARLDRLTPPVGGHHAEAQMAWIDR; encoded by the coding sequence ATGAAGTTGGCTCAACTCGGCGAGTTGCAAGTCGGTCGTCTCGGATTGGGCGCGATGGGGATGTCGGTGGCGTACGCCGGTGCGGGCAGCGACGACGACGAGTCGATCCGCACCGTTCATCGCGCCATCGACCTGGGTGTCACGCTGATCGACACCGCCGAGGTTTACGGCCCCTATGTGAACGAGGAACTGCTCGCCCGTGCCCTCCGGGGGCGGCGCGATCACGTAGTCCTGGCAACTAAATTCGGCCTTATCTCGCATACCGGCCGCGACGGCCTGGACAGCAGCCCCGCCAGCATCCGCATCGCCGTGGACGGCTCGCTGCAACGGTTGGCGACCGACCACATCGATCTGTATTACCAGCACCGCCTCGACCGCCAGACCCCGATCGAAGAGACGGTCGGTGCGCTGGCCGAGCTGGTCGCCGCCGGCAAGATCTTGCACCTCGGCCTGTCCGAAGTCGGCGTCGACACCATCCGCCGCGCCCACGCGGTGCATCCCATCACGGCCGTCCAATCGGAATATTCGCTGTGGACACGCGATCAGGAAGACGAGATCCTGCCGGCCCTGCGCGAGTTGGGCATCGGGTTCGTCGCCTATTCGCCATTGGGCCGTGGTTTCCTCACCGGCGCCATCCGCTCCACCCGGGAGCTGCCCGACACCGACTACCGCAAGACCAACCCGCGGTTCTTCGACGACAACTTTGCGCACAACCTGCGGTGCGCGGACGAGGTCCGCGACATCAGCGCGGACGTCGGCGCGACGCCGGCTCAGGTGGCCCTGGCCTGGCTGCTCGCGAAAGGCCCTGACATCGTGCCCATTCCGGGAACCAAGCGCGTCGCCCGCCTGGAAGAAAACGTCGGTGCCGACGCGGTGGAGCTGACCGCCGACCAACTGGCCAGGCTCGACCGGCTCACCCCGCCCGTCGGAGGGCATCACGCCGAGGCGCAGATGGCCTGGATCGACCGCTAG
- a CDS encoding acyltransferase family protein encodes MDRANTPRPARNLAVDYFRVSGVVLIVVGHWLAGSVTYHDGQFGRQNPLVDLPWTQWLTWPFQAVPAFFLVAGYAGAVSWTHRHDTDGVSRRTWVQHRVARVLGPTAAYIVLVSVVVVVLGALGVAGSVLEYAGWAVAMHLWFLAVYLVVVSLTPVAIAAQRRWGLLVPGALALVVAAVDVARLAGHVPYLNWVNYLLGWGTLYQLGIAWHGGSLAGRRPWLLAGVSAVALALLIGLKLYPVSMIGVPGQTIDNTTPPTVALLAFGCAQTGIAMAVTPALNRALRAIRVERALSIANNNIMALYLWHMIPVVIVAIVGYPAGLLPQPPEGSADWWLARLEWVVILSVVTAVEILLLFWARRLFAAPLPLLGVPLTERWVEPVMLAGAAMAAYALSMIAAEGFAPDGRFPWLTAVIFAAGAVLAAFRPATRSAPRAQRAQLDREA; translated from the coding sequence ATGGACCGCGCAAACACCCCGCGGCCGGCCCGCAATCTGGCGGTCGACTACTTCCGGGTATCGGGCGTGGTGCTGATCGTGGTGGGACACTGGCTGGCCGGATCGGTGACCTACCACGACGGACAGTTCGGCCGGCAGAACCCGCTCGTGGACCTGCCCTGGACCCAGTGGCTGACGTGGCCCTTCCAGGCGGTGCCGGCGTTCTTCCTGGTTGCCGGCTACGCCGGCGCCGTGTCCTGGACCCATCGGCACGACACCGACGGCGTTTCGCGCCGAACCTGGGTGCAGCACCGAGTGGCGCGGGTGCTCGGGCCCACGGCGGCGTACATCGTGCTGGTGTCGGTCGTCGTGGTGGTCTTGGGCGCGCTCGGTGTGGCCGGCTCGGTGCTCGAGTACGCCGGCTGGGCGGTGGCGATGCACCTGTGGTTTCTGGCCGTGTATCTGGTGGTGGTATCGCTGACACCGGTTGCCATTGCCGCACAACGCCGTTGGGGGCTGCTGGTGCCCGGGGCGCTCGCGTTGGTCGTCGCGGCGGTGGATGTCGCCCGGCTCGCCGGACACGTCCCCTACCTCAACTGGGTGAACTATCTGCTCGGCTGGGGCACCCTGTATCAGCTCGGGATCGCTTGGCACGGTGGCTCATTGGCCGGGCGCAGGCCCTGGCTACTGGCCGGAGTTTCCGCGGTGGCGCTGGCGCTGCTGATTGGGCTGAAGCTCTATCCGGTCAGCATGATCGGCGTTCCCGGGCAGACCATCGACAACACGACACCACCGACCGTGGCGCTGTTGGCATTCGGCTGCGCCCAGACCGGAATCGCGATGGCGGTCACGCCGGCGCTCAACCGCGCCCTGCGCGCCATCCGCGTCGAGCGCGCGTTGTCGATCGCCAACAACAACATCATGGCCCTCTACCTGTGGCACATGATTCCCGTCGTGATCGTGGCGATCGTCGGTTATCCGGCCGGGCTGTTGCCGCAGCCGCCCGAAGGAAGCGCGGACTGGTGGCTGGCCCGGCTGGAATGGGTGGTCATCCTGAGCGTCGTGACCGCGGTCGAGATCTTGCTCTTGTTCTGGGCGCGAAGGCTTTTCGCCGCTCCCCTGCCCCTGCTCGGTGTCCCGCTCACCGAGCGCTGGGTGGAACCGGTGATGCTGGCCGGTGCCGCGATGGCGGCCTACGCGCTGTCCATGATTGCCGCCGAGGGCTTCGCTCCCGACGGGCGCTTCCCGTGGCTGACCGCGGTGATCTTCGCGGCCGGAGCCGTACTGGCCGCGTTTCGCCCCGCGACCCGCTCGGCGCCTCGTGCGCAGAGGGCGCAGCTGGACCGAGAGGCCTAA
- a CDS encoding universal stress protein: MSAPVKELGIVVAVDGSPASTAAAGWAAREAAMRNIPLTVAHAVSTPTATFPPVPYPESLVTGLEDEGKKAIMHAMKVAEDAMPAERAAPIGRKLVYAAPTPALLKMSDTAEMIVVGSSGRGRLARGLLGSVSSAVVRHANCPVAVVRDGELPDPRDGYVLLGTDGSPASELATEIAFDEASRRGVDLVAIHAWSDAAVVEVFDIDWPAVEGEAQRSLAESLAGWQERYPDVCVHRVVARDRAARHLIDKADGAQLVVVGSHGRGGLSRMLLGSVSNAVLHAVRVPIIVARPPSA; this comes from the coding sequence ATGTCCGCACCTGTCAAAGAACTCGGTATCGTCGTCGCGGTCGACGGCTCGCCGGCGTCGACTGCCGCCGCGGGCTGGGCGGCCCGAGAGGCGGCGATGAGAAACATCCCGCTGACCGTCGCGCACGCGGTGTCGACTCCCACCGCGACGTTCCCGCCGGTTCCATACCCCGAGTCGCTTGTCACCGGCCTGGAAGATGAAGGCAAAAAGGCGATCATGCACGCGATGAAAGTCGCCGAAGACGCGATGCCGGCCGAGCGCGCGGCCCCCATCGGCAGGAAACTGGTCTACGCCGCTCCGACGCCGGCCCTGCTGAAGATGTCCGATACGGCGGAGATGATCGTCGTGGGCAGCTCCGGCCGTGGGCGGCTGGCCCGAGGTCTGCTCGGGTCGGTGAGCTCGGCCGTCGTGCGGCACGCGAATTGTCCGGTCGCGGTCGTCCGTGACGGAGAGCTGCCGGATCCGCGCGACGGTTACGTCCTGTTGGGCACCGATGGCTCACCGGCGTCCGAGCTGGCGACGGAAATCGCCTTCGACGAGGCGTCGCGTCGCGGTGTGGACCTGGTGGCCATTCACGCCTGGAGCGACGCGGCGGTGGTCGAAGTCTTCGACATCGACTGGCCGGCGGTCGAAGGCGAAGCGCAACGCAGCCTGGCCGAGAGCCTGGCGGGCTGGCAGGAACGCTATCCCGATGTCTGCGTGCATCGAGTCGTCGCGCGGGATCGGGCGGCGCGGCACCTCATCGACAAGGCCGATGGTGCGCAGCTGGTGGTCGTCGGCAGTCACGGCCGGGGTGGTCTGAGCAGGATGCTGTTGGGCTCGGTCAGCAACGCGGTCCTGCACGCCGTCCGGGTGCCGATCATCGTCGCTCGCCCGCCCTCCGCATAA
- a CDS encoding formate/nitrite transporter family protein: MTINAEAPQLHSDAVVAANVTAFPSGVRASGPPDDPFEPLSVGAMVDRVAAMAVEKAAHPWAFLMRSVVGGVMVAFGSLLSLVVSTGVKTPGVASLLMGLAFGMSFVLILVSGMSLITADMAAGFLAVLKHTLSVRGYIVLVTVGLIGNILGALVFVTVCAAAGGPYLGAFAERAATVGTLKAGQPFWTALLLAVLCTWFLQTSMCMFFKARSDIARMAFAFYGPFAFVIGGTQHVIANVGFLGLPLLLNLFHPVAPRGAIEWGFGQHGLLANIGITTLGNLVGGTVFVALPFWIIAQLQGRRI; encoded by the coding sequence ATGACGATCAACGCCGAAGCGCCGCAGCTGCACAGCGATGCGGTGGTCGCGGCAAACGTGACCGCGTTCCCTTCCGGTGTCAGGGCAAGCGGGCCGCCCGATGATCCGTTCGAGCCGCTGTCGGTGGGCGCCATGGTGGATCGGGTGGCGGCCATGGCGGTGGAAAAGGCAGCGCATCCCTGGGCATTCCTGATGCGCTCCGTGGTGGGCGGTGTGATGGTGGCGTTCGGGTCCCTGCTGTCGCTGGTGGTGAGCACCGGCGTCAAGACCCCCGGTGTGGCAAGCCTTTTGATGGGCCTGGCCTTCGGGATGTCCTTCGTCCTCATCCTGGTGTCGGGCATGTCGCTGATCACCGCGGACATGGCCGCCGGCTTTCTTGCCGTGCTCAAACACACACTGAGCGTGCGCGGCTACATCGTCTTGGTGACCGTCGGACTCATCGGCAACATTCTCGGCGCGCTGGTGTTCGTCACGGTGTGCGCCGCGGCCGGCGGCCCCTACCTGGGCGCCTTCGCCGAGCGAGCGGCGACCGTCGGAACGTTGAAGGCAGGCCAACCCTTCTGGACCGCACTGCTGCTCGCCGTGCTGTGCACGTGGTTCCTGCAGACCTCGATGTGCATGTTCTTCAAGGCGCGCAGTGACATCGCCCGGATGGCTTTTGCGTTCTATGGGCCGTTCGCGTTCGTCATCGGGGGTACCCAGCACGTGATCGCCAACGTCGGATTCCTCGGTCTTCCCCTGCTGCTCAACCTCTTTCACCCGGTGGCACCACGTGGCGCGATCGAGTGGGGCTTCGGCCAGCACGGTTTGCTTGCCAACATCGGCATCACCACCCTGGGCAATCTTGTCGGCGGCACCGTGTTCGTGGCGTTGCCGTTCTGGATCATCGCGCAGCTGCAAGGCCGCAGGATCTAG
- a CDS encoding RNA polymerase sigma factor, producing MVSPVAVPPEGTESERLVGGVPLASLVRDFHRPMVNFARTMVDSATVAEEAVQEAWVQVLQSADSFQGRSSVSTWLFGIVKHTASRHRRRESRIRHHEVLAVATEGEADDPLAGRMHPAGHPDAGHWRLPPSRRFLPEDHTVETELLGYVRAALDSLPERQRQLVILRDIVGTSADEAAALLELSAEAQRALLYRARGNLRAELEKRYQR from the coding sequence ATGGTGAGTCCGGTGGCGGTGCCGCCGGAGGGCACCGAATCCGAACGCCTGGTCGGCGGGGTCCCGCTGGCCAGCCTGGTGCGCGACTTTCACCGCCCGATGGTCAATTTCGCTCGCACCATGGTGGATTCGGCGACGGTCGCCGAGGAAGCCGTCCAGGAGGCGTGGGTCCAGGTGCTGCAGTCGGCCGATTCGTTCCAGGGACGTTCGTCGGTGAGCACCTGGCTGTTCGGCATCGTCAAACACACCGCATCCCGGCACCGGCGACGGGAATCGCGGATCCGCCATCATGAGGTGCTGGCCGTCGCCACGGAGGGTGAGGCCGACGACCCGTTGGCGGGCCGCATGCATCCCGCCGGTCACCCCGACGCCGGACATTGGCGCCTGCCGCCGTCGCGGCGTTTTCTCCCCGAGGATCACACCGTCGAAACCGAACTCCTCGGCTACGTGCGGGCGGCGCTGGACTCCTTACCCGAACGGCAGCGGCAACTGGTGATCTTGCGTGACATCGTCGGAACCTCGGCCGACGAGGCGGCCGCGCTTCTCGAGCTGTCCGCCGAGGCGCAGCGGGCGCTGCTCTACCGCGCCCGGGGAAACCTCCGAGCCGAATTGGAAAAGCGGTATCAACGATGA
- a CDS encoding acyl-CoA dehydrogenase family protein, with protein MTATVDPATGTLNVELLEDIRAHAAALDRGEEHSRRSFTGLGKAGLLGIGAPGNIDNRLPAMAEVIGLISGACMSTGFSLWAHRMTIEYLLTAATEFASAAVAPLLAGTALGVTGMAAAFKEAAGCGSLELTAAAVAGGYRVSGPIRWASNLYPDSTMVTAVRTDAGERLILALPLGTPGVVVGEHFELVALGSTASSCLNLDGAYVPAGQVLSRDFEGFLQAVRPTFLVLQSAMCLGLTRTALDQARQGLHGVNAVFADDVDRATQKLVGAETRLADLAAAVGGAQPPARKELLSLRLAAAELSGASADLEIRTAGGKGYASRTPASRRYREAAFIPVQSPSEGQLRWELARCA; from the coding sequence ATGACGGCGACCGTGGATCCCGCGACCGGCACGTTGAATGTCGAACTGCTGGAGGATATTCGGGCTCACGCCGCGGCATTGGACCGCGGCGAGGAGCACTCGCGTCGCAGCTTCACCGGGCTGGGGAAGGCCGGTCTGCTCGGGATCGGCGCCCCGGGCAACATCGACAACCGGCTTCCGGCGATGGCCGAGGTGATCGGGTTGATCTCCGGGGCGTGCATGAGCACCGGGTTCTCGTTGTGGGCGCATCGCATGACGATCGAGTACTTGCTCACGGCCGCAACCGAATTCGCCAGTGCGGCGGTCGCGCCGTTGCTTGCGGGAACGGCGCTGGGGGTCACCGGCATGGCCGCGGCGTTCAAGGAGGCGGCCGGTTGCGGCAGCCTGGAGTTGACCGCCGCGGCCGTGGCCGGCGGCTACCGGGTGTCCGGCCCGATCAGGTGGGCCAGCAACCTGTATCCCGATTCGACGATGGTGACCGCGGTGCGTACCGATGCCGGCGAGAGACTCATTCTCGCGCTGCCGCTGGGCACACCCGGGGTGGTCGTCGGCGAGCATTTCGAGCTGGTGGCCTTGGGCAGCACCGCCTCCTCCTGCCTGAACCTGGACGGCGCCTACGTTCCCGCCGGACAGGTGCTGTCGCGCGACTTCGAGGGCTTCCTGCAGGCGGTGCGCCCGACGTTCCTTGTCCTGCAGTCGGCCATGTGCTTGGGGCTGACGCGGACGGCCCTGGATCAGGCCCGGCAGGGCCTCCATGGCGTCAATGCGGTGTTCGCCGACGATGTCGACCGCGCCACGCAGAAGCTGGTCGGTGCCGAAACCAGGCTGGCGGACCTGGCCGCGGCCGTGGGCGGAGCGCAGCCGCCCGCCAGGAAGGAGCTGCTGTCCCTGCGGCTCGCGGCGGCCGAATTATCCGGAGCCAGCGCCGATCTGGAGATCCGGACCGCCGGCGGAAAGGGATACGCGAGCAGGACGCCGGCCAGCCGGCGCTATCGGGAGGCCGCGTTCATCCCCGTCCAGTCACCGTCCGAAGGGCAGCTGCGCTGGGAACTGGCCAGATGCGCCTGA
- a CDS encoding OsmC family protein: protein MTDALVIDAEGLDRLSCNAKADPGTGRKTLKATTVCEAGFRNMTYVRDLAPMLVGEPPALLGDDSAPNPSETALAALGSCVSVGLLANATHRGVTLTKIEVEMEGDIDISAVWGVGDTPRDKRLGFSAVRCRVRLAGDADDATLKEIHDNAIAWSPVVNTFRNPVTVESALIGE, encoded by the coding sequence ATGACCGATGCGCTCGTCATCGACGCCGAAGGCCTCGACCGGCTGTCGTGTAACGCCAAGGCCGACCCCGGAACAGGAAGGAAGACGCTCAAGGCCACGACGGTGTGCGAGGCCGGGTTCCGCAACATGACCTACGTCCGGGACCTGGCGCCGATGCTGGTGGGCGAGCCACCCGCGCTTCTGGGTGATGACTCGGCCCCCAATCCCTCGGAGACCGCGCTGGCCGCGCTGGGCTCGTGCGTGTCGGTGGGCCTGTTGGCCAACGCGACCCATCGCGGCGTGACGTTGACCAAGATCGAGGTCGAGATGGAAGGCGACATCGACATCTCCGCGGTGTGGGGCGTGGGGGACACCCCGCGGGACAAGCGCCTGGGATTCAGCGCGGTGCGCTGCAGGGTGCGGCTGGCCGGCGATGCCGACGATGCCACCCTGAAAGAGATCCACGACAACGCCATCGCCTGGTCACCGGTGGTGAACACGTTCCGCAACCCGGTGACCGTCGAGTCGGCCTTGATCGGCGAATGA